In Carassius auratus strain Wakin chromosome 46, ASM336829v1, whole genome shotgun sequence, the following proteins share a genomic window:
- the LOC113064077 gene encoding glycogen phosphorylase, muscle form-like — MSKPLSDHDRKKQISVRGLAGVENVADLKKNFNRHLHFTLVKDRNVSTKRDYYFALAHTVRDHLVGRWIRTQQSYYEKDPKRVYYISLEFYMGRTLQNTMVNLALENACDEAVYQLGLDMEELQEMEEDAGLGNGGLGRLAACFLDSMASLGLAAYGYGIRYEFGIFNQKISNGWQVEEADDWLRYGNPWEKARPEYMRPVHFYGRTEHHPDGVKWVDTQVVLALPYDTPVPGYRNNIVNTMRLWSAKAPCDFNLKDFNVGGYIQAVLDRNLAENISRVLYPNDNFFEGKELRLKQEYFVVAATLQDIIRRFKASKFGSRDIVRTDFSTLPDKVAIQLNDTHPALAIPELMRVLVDEEKLLWEKAWDICNRTCAYTNHTVLPEALERWPIDLFQTLLPRHLEIIYEINRRHMERVSSLYPGDVDRMRRMSLIEEGGQKRVNMAHLCIVGSHAVNGVARIHSDILKATVFKDFYEMDPHKFQNKTNGITPRRWLVMCNPGLAEVIAERIGEDFIRDLDQLKRLHDFVNDEAFIRDIAKVKQENKLKFAVHLEEHYKVKINPNSMFDVQVKRIHEYKRQLLNCLHIITFYNRIKKEPNKKWTPRTIMIGGKAAPGYHTAKMIIRLITAIGEVVNNDPIVGDRLKVIFLENYRVTLAEKAIPAADLSEQISTAGTEASGTGNMKFMLNGALTIGTMDGANVEMAEEAGDGNLFIFGMRVEDVDAMDAKGYNASEYYNRIPELKQAIDQIAGGFFSPKQPDLFKDIVSMLMHNDRYKVFADYEDYIKCQEKVSALYMNPKEWTKKVIMNIAGSGKFSSDRTISEYAREIWGVEPSLEKLAAPDDPK, encoded by the exons ATGTCTAAACCACTGTCAGACCACGACAGGAAAAAGCAGATTTCTGTGAGGGGGCTCGCCGGTGTGGAGAATGTGGCAGACCTAAAGAAAAACTTTAATCGCCATCTGCATTTCACGCTGGTAAAGGACAGGAACGTATCCACCAAACGGGATTATTACTTTGCGCTCGCGCACACAGTCAGAGACCACTTGGTAGGCAGATGGATCAGAACACAGCAGAGTTATTACGAGAAAGACCCCAAA CGTGTTTATTACATCTCCCTGGAGTTCTACATGGGCCGTACCTTGCAGAACACTATGGTGAACCTGGCACTTGAGAACGCTTGTGATGAAGCCGTATATCAG CTGGGTCTGGATATGGAGGAGCTGCAAGAGATGGAGGAAGATGCTGGACTGGGAAATGGAGGCCTTGGTCGTCTTGCTG CTTGCTTCCTGGACTCTATGGCTTCTCTTGGTCTGGCTGCCTACGGTTACGGCATCCGCTATGAGTTTGGGATCTTCAACCAGAAAATCTCCAATGGCtggcag GTGGAAGAGGCAGATGACTGGCTCCGCTATGGTAACCCATGGGAGAAAGCGCGTCCAGAATATATGCGCCCTGTCCACTTTTATGGTAGGACGGAGCATCACCCAGATGGAGTGAAATGGGTGGATACTCAG GTTGTCTTAGCTTTGCCTTATGACACCCCTGTACCCGGATACAGAAACAACATCGTAAACACCATGAGGCTGTGGTCTGCCAAGGCTCCTTGCGATTTCAACCTGAAAGACT TTAATGTCGGTGGCTACATTCAGGCCGTGCTGGACAGGAACCTGGCGGAGAACATCTCTCGTGTGCTCTACCCCAATGACAAC TTTTTTGAGGGTAAGGAGCTCAGATTGAAGCAGGAGTACTTTGTAGTGGCTGCGACTCTGCAAGACATCATCCGCCGCTTCAAGGCCTCCAAGTTCGGCTCCAGGGATATCGTGCGCACAGACTTCAGCACTCTGCCTGACAAG GTGGCCATTCAGCTGAATGACACTCACCCTGCCTTAGCCATCCCTGAGCTGATGAGAGTGCTGGTTGATGAAGAGAAACTACTGTGGGAGAAG GCATGGGACATCTGTAACAGGACCTGCGCTTACACCAATCACACTGTGCTGCCTGAGGCTCTGGAACGCTGGCCTATCGACCTCTTCCAGACCCTGTTACCACGCCATCTCGAGATCATCTATGAAATCAATCGCCGCCACATGGAG CGTGTGTCCTCTCTTTACCCTGGTGATGTGGACCGCATGCGCCGCATGTCTCTCATCGAGGAGGGCGGACAGAAGAGAGTCAACATGGCTCACCTGTGCATCGTCGGCTCTCATGCAGTCAACGGTGTGGCACGAATCCACTCGGACATCCTCAAAGCTACCGT ATTCAAAGACTTCTATGAGATGGACCCACACAAGTTCCAGAACAAAACCAATGGTATCACCCCTCGCCGTTGGTTGGTGATGTGCAACCCTGGTCTGGCTGAGGTCATTGCAGAG AGAATCGGAGAGGACTTCATCCGTGACCTGGATCAGCTGAAAAGGCTTCATGATTTTGTCAATGATGAGGCTTTCATTCGAGATATCGCTAAAGTTAAACAG GAGAACAAACTGAAGTTTGCTGTGCACCTCGAAGAGCACTACAAAGTAAAGATCAACCCCAACTCAATGTTTGATGTTCAGGTGAAAAGAATCCATGAATATAAGAGGCAGCTGCTCAACTGTCTGCACATTATCACTTTCTACAACC GCATCAAAAAAGAGCCCAACAAGAAGTGGACCCCAAGAACAATTATGATTGGAGGAAAG GCTGCTCCAGGCTACCACACAGCTAAAATGATCATTCGTCTCATCACAGCTATTGGTGAGGTGGTCAACAACGATCCAATAGTGGGCGACCGCCTAAAAGTCATTTTCCTAGAGAACTACAGAGTCACCCTTGCTGAAAAAG CGATCCCTGCGGCTGACCTGTCCGAGCAGATCTCCACAGCTGGCACAGAAGCTTCTGGAACGGGCAACATGAAGTTCATGCTGAATGGAGCGCTGACCATCGGCACCATGGACGGAGCCAATGTGGAGATGGCAGAGGAAGCAGGAGACGGCAACCTCTTCATCTTCGGCATGAGAGTGGAGGATGTCGATGCTATGGATGCTAAAGG ATACAATGCGTCAGAGTACTACAATCGTATTCCAGAGCTGAAGCAGGCCATTGATCAGATCGCAGGAGGTTTCTTCAGCCCAAAACAGCCTGACCTCTTCAAGGATATCGTCAGCATGCTGATGCACAACGATAG GTACAAGGTGTTTGCTGACTATGAAGACTACATCAAATGCCAAGAAAAAGTCAGTGCTTTGTATATG AACCCTAAGGAATGGACCAAGAAGGTGATCATGAACATCGCCGGTTCAGGCAAGTTCTCCAGCGACCGCACCATCTCCGAGTACGCCCGTGAGATCTGGGGCGTAGAGCCCAGTCTGGAGAAGCTTGCTGCGCCCGATGACCCAAAATAA